From a region of the Brevibacterium siliguriense genome:
- a CDS encoding hemolysin family protein, with protein MFFLGAALCLIIAATLSAVDAALLNVSHHAVEEAKEDGKRAAVRVERILADLPTNINVIIFVRNFLEALATVFIALAYDSYYSVGPLMVFLTVLTASVAVFIITGVSPRTIGKRRSLAVSLNLSWVVRIVLVALKPLTRILVVLGNLLTPDKVYKDGPFVTSEQLRDLVERASESDIIEDGEREMIQSVFNLSDTSANEVMVPRTDLVTVDADVSMQKAMNLFFRSGFSRIPVCGEDLDDVRGVAYLKDVARRLHLHPEEADRPVGNLARTVLFVPETKPADDLLRQMQLDSTHLAILVDEYGGTAGLVTIEDIVEEIVGEIEDEYDNGDDELVAADDGSFIISTRMSISDFAEYFDVRIDEDDVNSVGGLLSKLIDRVPIDGSHAEIEGLEIEAMEGQGRRHRITHVRVTRTHEDSRDDAQFAAADGSGTKEED; from the coding sequence ATGTTCTTCCTCGGCGCGGCACTGTGTCTGATCATCGCGGCTACGCTGTCTGCAGTGGATGCTGCGCTGCTCAACGTCTCCCATCATGCGGTCGAGGAAGCGAAGGAGGACGGCAAGAGGGCGGCCGTGCGCGTGGAGAGGATCCTCGCGGACCTGCCGACGAACATCAACGTCATCATCTTCGTCCGCAACTTTCTCGAAGCCCTCGCCACGGTCTTCATCGCCCTGGCCTACGACTCTTACTATTCCGTGGGCCCGCTCATGGTCTTCCTCACGGTGCTCACCGCCTCGGTGGCGGTCTTCATCATCACCGGAGTCTCCCCGCGCACGATCGGCAAACGTCGGTCCCTGGCCGTGAGCCTCAACCTCAGCTGGGTCGTGCGCATCGTCCTCGTCGCGCTCAAACCGCTGACCCGCATCCTCGTCGTGCTCGGGAATCTGCTGACTCCGGACAAGGTGTACAAGGACGGTCCGTTCGTGACCTCCGAACAGTTGCGTGACCTCGTCGAACGCGCCAGCGAATCCGATATCATCGAAGACGGCGAACGCGAGATGATCCAGTCGGTGTTCAATCTCTCCGACACTTCGGCGAACGAGGTCATGGTCCCGCGCACCGACCTCGTGACCGTCGACGCGGATGTCAGCATGCAGAAGGCGATGAATCTGTTCTTCCGCTCCGGCTTCTCCCGGATCCCCGTCTGCGGCGAGGACCTCGACGACGTCCGCGGCGTGGCCTACCTCAAGGACGTCGCACGTCGCCTCCACCTCCACCCCGAGGAGGCCGACCGTCCCGTGGGCAATCTGGCCCGCACCGTCCTGTTCGTTCCGGAGACGAAGCCGGCCGACGATCTGCTGCGGCAGATGCAGCTGGACTCGACGCACCTGGCGATCCTCGTCGACGAATACGGCGGCACCGCCGGGCTCGTGACCATCGAGGACATCGTCGAGGAGATCGTCGGCGAGATCGAAGACGAATACGACAACGGCGATGACGAACTCGTCGCCGCCGACGACGGATCGTTCATCATCAGCACCCGCATGTCGATCTCCGACTTCGCCGAATACTTCGATGTGCGCATCGACGAGGATGACGTCAACAGTGTCGGCGGGCTGCTCTCGAAGCTCATCGACCGGGTGCCCATCGACGGTTCGCACGCCGAGATCGAAGGGCTCGAGATCGAAGCCATGGAGGGGCAGGGCCGCCGCCACCGGATCACCCACGTGCGGGTCACCCGCACCCACGAGGACAGCAGAGACGACGCGCAGTTCGCCGCAGCCGATGGTTCGGGGACGAAGGAAGAGGACTGA
- a CDS encoding PhoH family protein, giving the protein MRGAESDTVRLVIPDSIDLVAFFGPGESNLRALEKTFDDLDIHVRANQVQVTGEPKRVEAFVSVIGELKKLHTAGHRINEETIDRVTTFSSEGAAASAVLGTNILSTRGKSIRPKTMGQHDYVKAIRNHTITFGIGPAGTGKTYLAMAMAVNALQHKEVSRIILTRPAVEAGESLGYLPGTLNDKIDPYVRPLYDALHDMVDPESIPLLIETGTIEVAPLAYMRGRTLNDAFIILDEAQNTTAEQMKMFLTRLGFGSRMVVTGDISQIDLPGKTRSGLKVVRDILDGIDDLQFCELGSKDVVRHSLVTKIVEAYDLWGSAE; this is encoded by the coding sequence ATGCGCGGTGCCGAAAGCGACACCGTGCGGCTGGTCATCCCCGACTCCATCGACCTCGTCGCTTTCTTCGGTCCCGGGGAATCGAACCTGCGCGCCCTGGAGAAGACTTTCGACGACCTCGACATCCACGTCCGGGCGAACCAGGTCCAGGTCACCGGCGAACCCAAGCGCGTCGAAGCGTTCGTCAGCGTCATCGGTGAACTCAAGAAGCTCCACACGGCTGGCCATCGCATCAACGAAGAGACGATCGACCGGGTCACGACATTCTCATCCGAAGGGGCGGCCGCCTCGGCGGTGTTGGGCACGAACATCCTCTCCACCAGGGGAAAGTCGATCCGTCCGAAGACGATGGGCCAGCACGACTACGTCAAGGCCATCCGCAACCATACGATCACCTTCGGCATCGGCCCGGCCGGCACCGGCAAGACGTACCTGGCGATGGCCATGGCCGTCAACGCCCTTCAGCACAAAGAGGTCTCGCGGATCATCCTCACCCGGCCGGCCGTCGAAGCCGGAGAGTCCCTGGGGTATCTGCCGGGCACGCTCAACGACAAGATCGACCCCTATGTGCGTCCGCTCTATGACGCACTGCACGATATGGTCGACCCCGAGTCAATCCCTCTGCTCATCGAGACCGGCACGATCGAGGTCGCTCCCTTGGCCTATATGCGCGGGCGGACCCTCAACGACGCGTTCATCATCCTCGACGAAGCCCAGAACACGACGGCCGAGCAGATGAAGATGTTCCTCACTCGCCTCGGCTTCGGATCCCGGATGGTCGTCACCGGAGACATCTCCCAGATCGACCTGCCGGGTAAGACCCGCAGCGGACTCAAGGTCGTCCGCGACATCCTCGACGGAATCGATGACCTGCAGTTCTGCGAACTGGGCAGCAAGGACGTCGTCCGGCATTCGCTGGTGACGAAGATCGTCGAAGCCTACGACCTGTGGGGGAGTGCCGAGTGA
- a CDS encoding DUF4190 domain-containing protein — MSTPQNPYGSGDGSPNNPNGQNPNNQPPNAPNYGNDQNGGQQSGQYASGQPGQQYGSSSDQPNGSQPNYGQGGYDGSQQYGQQAPQYDSQPNYGAPNDQNQYGQNQYGQDPNNQNQYGQGQPDQNPYGDNQYGQNPYDANPQGYDANQYGQQSAYVGADGSSDQFIPANPNSGYGQYPSGAGGNTSKNIWGILALIGGIVGVIGSFFFGIGAIFGIAAVIFGFIGLSAVKKGLASNKGLNITGIILGFLSVVIAIISIVATVMFGAFIFNAAEEAASSSAPADPSQGAGQDPGQGSGGSDGGNAAPAQAGEVEIGTDVTAQINVREGTVSSSASGAESSNGEVAIVTMTVKNNSSSDLEMTLANLSANNGGSTEYDDVFDGGNYKGSLAFADPVPAGGETTYEFAFGVPKAEIDGMHLKLELIDDLGKGTDFEFYKQ, encoded by the coding sequence ATGTCTACTCCTCAGAACCCGTACGGTTCGGGTGACGGTTCGCCCAACAACCCGAACGGGCAGAACCCGAACAACCAGCCGCCGAATGCCCCCAACTACGGCAACGATCAGAACGGCGGTCAGCAGTCCGGTCAGTACGCTTCGGGGCAGCCCGGTCAGCAGTACGGATCGTCGAGTGACCAGCCCAATGGTTCGCAGCCGAACTACGGTCAGGGCGGCTACGACGGTTCGCAGCAGTACGGACAGCAGGCTCCCCAGTACGACTCACAGCCGAACTACGGTGCGCCGAATGACCAGAATCAGTATGGCCAGAACCAGTACGGCCAGGATCCGAACAATCAGAACCAGTACGGTCAGGGCCAGCCTGACCAGAACCCGTACGGGGACAACCAGTATGGGCAGAACCCCTACGACGCCAACCCGCAGGGATACGACGCCAACCAGTACGGACAGCAGTCGGCCTACGTCGGTGCCGACGGATCCTCCGATCAGTTCATTCCGGCCAACCCGAACTCCGGCTACGGGCAGTATCCCTCGGGTGCCGGTGGCAACACCTCGAAGAACATCTGGGGCATCCTCGCCCTCATCGGCGGCATCGTCGGCGTCATCGGATCGTTCTTCTTCGGTATCGGCGCGATCTTCGGCATCGCAGCGGTCATCTTCGGCTTCATCGGACTCTCCGCCGTCAAGAAGGGCCTCGCCAGCAACAAGGGCCTCAACATCACCGGCATCATCCTCGGGTTCCTTTCGGTAGTCATCGCGATCATCTCGATCGTCGCGACCGTCATGTTCGGTGCCTTCATCTTCAACGCAGCCGAAGAAGCGGCCAGCTCCTCCGCGCCCGCCGACCCCAGCCAGGGTGCGGGCCAGGACCCTGGCCAGGGCTCCGGCGGCTCCGACGGCGGCAACGCCGCGCCTGCTCAGGCAGGCGAGGTCGAGATCGGCACCGACGTCACCGCCCAGATTAATGTCCGCGAGGGCACCGTCTCGTCGTCCGCCTCCGGCGCCGAGTCGTCCAACGGTGAGGTCGCCATCGTGACGATGACCGTGAAGAACAACTCCAGCTCCGACCTGGAGATGACTCTCGCGAATCTGTCCGCCAACAACGGCGGCAGCACGGAATACGACGACGTCTTCGACGGCGGAAACTACAAGGGCTCCCTGGCCTTCGCCGACCCGGTTCCCGCAGGCGGCGAAACGACTTATGAATTCGCCTTCGGAGTCCCCAAGGCTGAGATCGATGGGATGCACCTAAAGCTCGAACTCATCGATGACCTCGGCAAGGGAACGGACTTCGAGTTCTACAAGCAATGA
- the dnaJ gene encoding molecular chaperone DnaJ — MADHYETLGVSKDASAAEIKSSYRKLARKYHPDVNPGHEDEFKAISLAYDVLSDPEKRRNYDMGGGENGQGFPAGGGFGGFGDIFETFFGGGGGQAGGPIPRTQRGKDALVGVNIDLKTAAFGGNVDLDVTTAVVCDTCSGAGTQEGTKIETCSLCHGAGSVQRMTRTLLGQMVTNQTCNSCHGFGTVIPNPCLNCQGDGRVRKQRTMKIRIPAGVSDGTRIQLSSQGEVGPGGGPAGDLFVEVMVTRHEVFQRDGDNLRAAVSVPMTAATLGATIPFDTFDGTQDLSIAAGTQSGTVVKLPGLGATRLRSETRGDLLITVDVLTPDKLDDEQRELLEKLAELRGEETPRAQISTENRGMFSRMRERFAGR; from the coding sequence GTGGCCGATCACTATGAAACACTCGGAGTGTCCAAGGACGCTTCCGCGGCTGAGATCAAGTCGTCGTACCGGAAGCTTGCACGCAAGTACCACCCGGACGTCAATCCCGGTCACGAAGACGAATTCAAAGCAATCTCACTGGCCTATGATGTGCTCTCCGATCCGGAGAAGCGCCGCAACTACGATATGGGCGGCGGCGAGAACGGTCAGGGCTTCCCCGCCGGCGGCGGCTTCGGCGGCTTCGGCGACATCTTCGAGACCTTCTTCGGCGGTGGCGGCGGACAGGCCGGCGGCCCGATTCCGCGCACACAGCGCGGCAAGGATGCCCTCGTCGGCGTCAACATCGACCTGAAGACCGCGGCCTTCGGCGGCAACGTCGACCTCGACGTGACCACTGCGGTCGTCTGCGACACCTGCTCGGGTGCCGGCACGCAGGAGGGCACGAAGATCGAGACCTGCTCGCTGTGCCACGGAGCCGGCAGCGTCCAGCGCATGACCCGGACCCTGCTCGGCCAGATGGTCACGAATCAGACCTGCAACTCCTGCCACGGCTTCGGCACCGTCATCCCGAATCCCTGCCTCAACTGCCAGGGCGACGGACGCGTGCGCAAGCAGCGGACCATGAAGATCCGCATTCCCGCCGGGGTCTCCGACGGCACCCGGATCCAACTGAGCAGCCAAGGAGAGGTCGGCCCCGGCGGCGGACCTGCCGGCGACCTCTTCGTCGAGGTCATGGTCACCCGCCACGAAGTCTTCCAGCGCGACGGCGACAACCTCCGTGCCGCGGTCTCCGTGCCGATGACCGCCGCGACCTTGGGCGCGACCATCCCGTTCGATACATTCGACGGCACCCAGGACCTCTCCATCGCCGCCGGCACCCAGTCCGGCACCGTGGTCAAGCTCCCTGGGCTCGGCGCCACCCGCCTGCGTTCGGAGACCCGTGGCGACCTGCTCATCACCGTCGACGTCCTCACCCCGGACAAGCTCGACGACGAACAGCGCGAACTGCTCGAAAAGCTCGCCGAACTGCGCGGAGAAGAGACACCGCGCGCCCAGATCTCGACCGAGAACCGCGGAATGTTCTCCCGCATGCGTGAGAGGTTCGCCGGTCGGTGA
- the ybeY gene encoding rRNA maturation RNase YbeY: MNTEILNETDAEVDLDEVVALTEYLGEALHMHPGAELAVTMVDSAAMSELHVTWMDLEGPTDVMSFPMDQLHRGEPDKPTEGQMGDIIICPDVAEAQAAAAGHSTMDEILLLTVHGFLHLLGYDHGEPEEREEMFALQRHLLLTFFAARYDGRTDIPTPTEV, from the coding sequence GTGAACACCGAGATCCTCAACGAGACCGACGCCGAGGTGGACCTCGACGAAGTCGTGGCCCTGACCGAATACTTAGGCGAAGCCCTGCACATGCATCCCGGTGCGGAGCTGGCCGTGACCATGGTCGATTCGGCGGCCATGTCCGAACTCCACGTGACCTGGATGGACCTCGAAGGTCCGACCGACGTCATGTCCTTTCCCATGGATCAGCTCCACCGCGGTGAGCCGGACAAGCCGACCGAAGGCCAGATGGGCGATATCATCATCTGCCCCGACGTCGCCGAAGCTCAGGCCGCGGCAGCCGGCCATTCGACGATGGACGAGATCCTGCTGCTCACCGTCCACGGATTCCTCCACCTGCTCGGCTACGACCACGGTGAGCCCGAAGAGCGCGAGGAGATGTTCGCCCTCCAGCGGCATCTGCTGCTGACCTTCTTCGCGGCCCGCTACGACGGTCGCACCGACATCCCCACGCCCACCGAGGTCTGA
- a CDS encoding 16S rRNA (uracil(1498)-N(3))-methyltransferase, with translation MSLPVFRSATAAEAVVGSVLTLGEDVAGHAVRVRRIGPGEEIEIVDGDGTRARGTVTAASANELTIDVTAVTNEEPTGPRLVLVQALAKGDRDLQAIETATEIGVDEVIPWAAERSIADWPAKKREKLAAKWENLLGAASLQARRSRFPVLRELVRGASLAKSFDEADAVFVLHETSQHRLSDALADLTADGSSDLPERIVFVVGPEGGISDGELEALTGRGATPVLLGPTILRSSSAGPAGLVLAQNSLGRW, from the coding sequence GTGAGTCTTCCCGTCTTCCGCTCCGCCACCGCCGCCGAGGCGGTCGTCGGTTCCGTCCTCACCCTCGGTGAGGACGTGGCCGGGCACGCGGTGCGGGTGCGTCGGATCGGTCCCGGTGAGGAGATCGAAATCGTCGACGGTGACGGCACACGTGCGCGCGGAACCGTCACGGCCGCCTCGGCGAATGAGCTGACGATCGACGTCACCGCGGTGACGAACGAGGAGCCCACGGGCCCACGCCTCGTCCTTGTGCAAGCCCTGGCAAAGGGCGACCGGGATCTGCAGGCCATCGAAACGGCTACGGAGATCGGCGTCGACGAAGTCATTCCCTGGGCCGCCGAACGCTCGATCGCCGACTGGCCGGCGAAGAAGCGGGAGAAGTTGGCCGCGAAATGGGAGAACCTCCTCGGTGCGGCCTCCCTGCAGGCCAGACGCTCACGGTTCCCGGTGCTGCGCGAACTCGTCCGCGGAGCCTCCTTGGCCAAATCCTTCGACGAGGCCGATGCGGTCTTCGTCCTCCACGAGACCTCCCAGCACAGGCTCTCCGACGCACTGGCGGACCTGACCGCGGACGGTTCCTCGGACCTGCCGGAGCGCATCGTCTTCGTCGTCGGCCCCGAGGGCGGCATCAGCGACGGCGAACTCGAGGCCCTGACCGGTCGAGGGGCGACTCCGGTGCTGCTGGGACCGACGATTCTGCGCTCGTCATCGGCCGGACCGGCCGGGCTCGTCCTCGCCCAGAATTCATTGGGCCGTTGGTGA
- the era gene encoding GTPase Era, with protein MEFRTDYPEDYRAGFACFVGRPNTGKSTLTNALVGEKVAITSAKPQTTRHTIRGIVHKDDHQLILVDTPGLHKPRTLLGSRLNDLVASTLGEVDVIGFCLPADEPIGPGDRYIASQLELLDGRTPIVALVTKVDRVPKDKIAEALLAVGELADFADVVPVSAVEDFQVDTVDSVLAAHLPKSPPLYPDGDLTDEPEEKMIAELVREAALEGVRDELPHSLAVQVEEMYPREGRSEDNPLWNVHVNLFVERPSQKAIIIGKGGSRLKAIGSESRQGIERLLGTKVYLDLHVKVAKDWQRDPKQLGRLGFDFNN; from the coding sequence ATGGAATTTCGCACGGACTACCCCGAGGACTACCGGGCCGGATTCGCCTGCTTCGTGGGACGCCCCAATACGGGCAAATCGACGCTGACGAACGCGCTGGTGGGGGAGAAGGTCGCGATCACCTCGGCCAAACCTCAGACGACGCGGCACACGATCCGCGGAATCGTCCACAAGGACGACCACCAGCTGATCCTCGTCGACACCCCCGGACTGCACAAACCGCGTACCCTGCTCGGTTCACGGCTCAACGATCTCGTAGCGTCCACGCTGGGCGAAGTCGACGTCATCGGCTTCTGCTTGCCGGCCGATGAGCCGATCGGTCCCGGCGACCGCTATATCGCTTCCCAGCTGGAGCTGCTGGACGGGCGGACCCCGATCGTGGCGCTCGTGACGAAGGTCGACCGGGTGCCCAAGGATAAGATCGCCGAGGCGCTGCTGGCCGTCGGCGAACTCGCCGACTTCGCCGATGTCGTCCCCGTCTCCGCAGTCGAGGACTTCCAAGTCGACACCGTTGATTCGGTGCTCGCGGCGCATCTGCCGAAATCTCCTCCGCTCTACCCCGACGGCGACCTCACGGATGAGCCCGAGGAGAAGATGATCGCCGAGCTCGTCCGCGAAGCGGCCCTCGAAGGTGTGCGGGACGAGCTGCCCCATTCGCTGGCTGTTCAGGTCGAGGAGATGTACCCTCGTGAAGGGCGCAGCGAGGACAATCCGCTGTGGAATGTCCACGTCAACCTCTTTGTCGAACGTCCCAGCCAAAAGGCCATCATCATCGGCAAAGGCGGCAGCCGACTCAAGGCCATCGGCTCGGAATCCCGGCAGGGCATCGAACGGCTCCTCGGCACGAAGGTCTATCTGGACCTGCATGTCAAGGTGGCCAAGGACTGGCAGCGGGATCCGAAGCAGCTCGGCCGCCTCGGCTTCGACTTCAACAACTGA
- the zapE gene encoding cell division protein ZapE: MNAEQTLVALSDRSPQVAPEELIAGLVPPPQFQDVSFDSYRTDPAEPSQEDARNKLREFTQRSTSPGFFGKLFSKGKSGAKGVYLDGGYGVGKTHLLASAWHANEKPATFGTFVEYTNLVGALGFARARDDLSKMKLVCVDEFELDDPGDTVLMSRLMRELTDAGVKIIATSNTLPGSLGEGRFAAQDFLREIQALADQFEVYRIDGKDYRAREITAPADPLPESELGSAASRLDGVVARDDFSELLSHLSTVHPSRYGRMVDGVDAAVWENVRAIDNESVALRFVALVDRLYDRNVHIINSGAALDKVFTEESLAGGYKKKYMRCLSRLTALSS, from the coding sequence GTGAATGCCGAGCAGACTCTGGTCGCACTGAGCGACCGATCCCCACAGGTTGCCCCCGAAGAGCTCATCGCAGGACTGGTGCCGCCGCCTCAGTTCCAGGATGTGTCATTCGACAGCTACCGCACCGACCCCGCCGAACCTTCGCAGGAAGACGCGCGGAACAAGCTGCGGGAATTCACTCAACGCTCCACGAGCCCAGGATTCTTCGGCAAGCTGTTCTCGAAGGGCAAGTCCGGTGCCAAGGGTGTCTACCTCGACGGCGGCTACGGTGTCGGCAAGACGCACCTGCTGGCATCGGCCTGGCACGCCAACGAGAAGCCGGCGACCTTCGGCACCTTCGTCGAATACACGAACCTCGTCGGAGCTCTGGGCTTCGCACGGGCCCGCGATGACCTGTCGAAGATGAAGCTCGTCTGCGTCGACGAATTCGAGCTCGACGACCCCGGCGACACCGTGCTCATGTCCCGGCTGATGCGTGAACTCACCGACGCGGGAGTGAAGATCATAGCGACGTCCAACACTCTGCCCGGGTCTCTGGGGGAGGGCCGCTTCGCCGCTCAGGACTTCCTGCGTGAGATTCAGGCGCTGGCCGATCAGTTCGAGGTCTACCGCATCGACGGCAAGGACTATCGTGCCCGTGAGATCACCGCTCCGGCGGATCCGCTGCCGGAGTCCGAACTCGGCTCGGCCGCGAGCCGGCTCGACGGGGTCGTCGCTCGTGACGACTTCTCCGAGCTGCTCAGTCACTTGTCCACCGTCCACCCCTCACGCTACGGTCGGATGGTCGACGGCGTCGACGCGGCCGTGTGGGAGAACGTGCGCGCCATCGACAACGAGAGTGTGGCTCTGCGCTTCGTCGCTCTCGTCGACCGGCTCTACGACCGCAATGTGCATATCATCAACTCCGGCGCGGCCCTCGACAAGGTCTTCACGGAGGAGTCGCTGGCCGGCGGATACAAGAAGAAGTACATGCGCTGCCTCTCCCGCCTGACAGCCCTGTCGTCTTGA
- a CDS encoding PGPGW domain-containing protein, giving the protein MNAESPQTRPKGWLSRHHRQGPRPWRKLRLGFLRWRRTVLANTHTARIYRSIVGGLGTLIVLIGLVLVPLPGPGWLIVIIGLFIISSEFRWAQRLLHFVRVNVERWTHWIMAKPLWVRWTIGAATAAFVGVIVWFALRLTGLPDWVPDLRVLDLLGLH; this is encoded by the coding sequence GTGAATGCAGAGAGCCCGCAGACCCGCCCCAAAGGCTGGTTGTCACGCCACCACCGACAAGGTCCCCGACCGTGGCGCAAGCTGCGTCTGGGCTTCCTCCGGTGGCGCCGCACAGTGCTGGCGAATACGCACACGGCTCGCATCTATCGCAGCATCGTCGGCGGACTCGGCACGCTCATCGTGCTCATCGGCCTCGTTCTTGTTCCGCTGCCCGGTCCGGGCTGGCTCATCGTCATCATCGGCCTGTTCATCATCTCCAGTGAGTTCCGCTGGGCTCAGCGCCTTCTGCACTTCGTCCGCGTGAATGTCGAACGCTGGACGCATTGGATCATGGCGAAGCCCCTATGGGTGCGGTGGACCATCGGTGCAGCCACTGCCGCCTTCGTCGGAGTCATCGTGTGGTTCGCACTCAGACTCACGGGTCTGCCCGATTGGGTCCCGGATCTGCGCGTCCTCGATCTGCTCGGTCTGCACTGA
- the hrcA gene encoding heat-inducible transcriptional repressor HrcA, with translation MNDSRRAQVLRAIVEDFVATNEPVGSKAIVQRHTLGVSPATIRNDMAQLEQDGYIAQPHTSAGRIPTDLGYRMFVDRIDEFKPLTTAERRAIFQLIDGDVDLDEMLDRTVRVLSGLTRQVALIQYPTVSRARIKHIEIVGLGPGRILVVLITDAGQVEQKSVITPTPLEEDAVRGLRDQINAEFAGRTLAQVFGSSPTAEAVAPEPSEPTVRDDSGLTQTRAAVVDLVAATREERIIMAGTANLARSGSEFGEKMAPILEAFEEQVVLLKLLTSMAEDHEGISVRIGRENTHESFSSTSVVAAEYGHDAGSSARLAVLGPTRMDYPTTISAVRAVAKYVSSILDRG, from the coding sequence ATGAACGACAGCAGACGTGCACAGGTGCTGCGCGCCATCGTCGAGGACTTCGTCGCCACCAACGAACCCGTGGGATCGAAGGCGATCGTCCAGCGCCACACCCTCGGCGTCTCTCCGGCCACGATCCGCAACGACATGGCCCAGCTCGAACAAGATGGCTACATCGCCCAACCCCACACCTCGGCCGGCCGGATCCCCACCGACCTCGGATACCGGATGTTCGTCGACCGCATCGACGAGTTCAAACCGCTGACCACCGCCGAACGCCGCGCGATCTTCCAGCTCATCGACGGTGATGTCGACCTCGACGAGATGCTCGACCGCACCGTCCGCGTCCTCTCGGGCCTCACCCGACAGGTCGCGCTCATCCAATACCCCACGGTGTCGCGGGCGCGCATCAAGCACATCGAGATCGTCGGCCTCGGCCCCGGCCGGATACTCGTCGTCCTCATCACCGACGCCGGTCAGGTCGAACAGAAGTCCGTCATCACTCCGACCCCGCTCGAAGAAGACGCCGTCCGCGGCCTGCGCGACCAGATCAACGCCGAATTCGCCGGGCGCACGCTCGCGCAGGTATTCGGGTCGAGCCCCACCGCCGAGGCGGTCGCCCCCGAACCCAGTGAGCCGACAGTCCGTGACGACTCAGGTCTGACACAGACCAGGGCCGCCGTCGTCGACCTCGTCGCCGCCACCCGTGAAGAGCGCATCATCATGGCAGGGACCGCGAATCTCGCCCGCTCCGGAAGCGAATTCGGTGAGAAGATGGCCCCGATCCTCGAAGCTTTCGAAGAGCAGGTGGTCCTGCTCAAGCTGCTCACCTCGATGGCCGAAGACCATGAGGGGATCAGCGTGCGCATCGGGCGTGAGAATACTCACGAATCTTTCAGCTCGACTTCCGTCGTCGCCGCCGAATATGGTCATGACGCGGGTTCGTCGGCCAGACTGGCAGTGCTCGGCCCGACCCGAATGGACTACCCGACGACGATCTCGGCAGTCCGCGCCGTCGCCAAATACGTGTCCTCGATCCTCGACCGAGGGTAG